Proteins from a single region of Corylus avellana chromosome ca11, CavTom2PMs-1.0:
- the LOC132164977 gene encoding G-type lectin S-receptor-like serine/threonine-protein kinase LECRK4: MAPIPVLLLLLVSLLLNYANAQSNHSNVIPLGSSLSPDANRTSWLSPSGHFAFGFYPQGDGFAIGIWLINQNNYTVTWTANRDDPPLSSNSTLDLIRNGLWLLNGAVNESSYIDNEPSGETASAAMLDSGNFVLSSNRSVVLWQTFDYPTDTILGGQNLSNGNQLVSSVSGSDQSSGQFSLRMRSDNGNLVTYPVNSLDPTYDTFWSSGTNNSGSDVILTLNRSGVLFLSGDRLGVRILATSHYHKKNGAIIHRATLDADGVFRLYLHHFESHNSSSMLVEWSSLANQCEVGGFCGLNSYCSGVGNNGQCNCFPGFDFVNTSNKFLGCYRNFDDNGCRHSKDPATLNSSTFSLKNMWWNDYPYSVLQMKEEDCGISCLEDCNCAAVLYTDDGCAKYQLPIRYSRVSKNISATAFIKVIQKNITTHPIPLPPETVGPKVLTETKRGPILILAITLGSISCLCFIFAIYTLFRYRHQVYRYKSLSDNANLGLIEEFTLRSFSYNELEKATDGFKEELGKGSFGVVYKGTMSGGNKTIAVKRLEKFVEEGQREFRAEITAIARTHHRNLVRLLGFCMEGSRKLLVYEYMSNGSLANLLFKAEMRPIWKDRVRIARDVARGILYLHDECEVHIIHCNIKPQNILMDDTWTAKISDFGLAKLLPPNQSRTAVEAEETTGYFYLAPEWKKNALISVKADTYSFGIMLLEIICCRRSIEVNVPTPDEITLSSWVYNCFVAGELEKLVEDENVDIMTLERMVKVGLWCIQEDPALRPLMKNVILMLEGTMDIPVPPSRVV, translated from the coding sequence ATGGCTCCCATACCTGTTCTACTCCTCCTGCTTGTTTCCCTACTCCTTAATTATGCAAACGCTCAAAGCAACCACTCCAATGTGATACCCTTAGGCTCTTCGCTTTCCCCAGATGCAAACCGTACTTCATGGCTCTCACCTTCCGGCCATTTTGCATTTGGTTTCTACCCACAGGGTGATGGCTTTGCTATCGGCATATGGCTGATTAATCAGAATAACTACACTGTCACCTGGACTGCCAATCGAGATGACCCACCTCTCTCCTCAAATTCTACACTGGATCTAATCAGAAATGGTCTGTGGCTTCTAAATGGAGCAGTCAACGAGAGTTCATACATTGATAATGAGCCTTCAGGTGAGACGGCTTCAGCAGCGATGCTTGATTCCGGTAATTTTGTGCTCTCCAGCAATCGTTCTGTTGTTCTCTGGCAAACCTTTGATTATCCAACTGACACCATATTAGGAGGTCAGAATCTGTCTAATGGCAATCAATTGGTTTCGAGTGTGTCTGGATCAGACCAATCGAGCGGGCAATTTTCTCTTCGTATGCGGAGTGATAATGGAAACCTTGTTACCTACCCTGTAAACAGCTTGGATCCAACATATGACACTTTCTGGTCTTCTGGAACAAACAACAGCGGTTCCGATGTAATACTCACTCTTAATCGTTCAGGCGTTCTATTCCTAAGCGGAGATAGATTGGGCGTGCGCATTTTGGCAACTAGCCACTATCACAAGAAAAATGGAGCTATTATCCACCGCGCAACACTTGATGCAGATGGGGTCTTTAGATTGTATTTACACCACTTCGAGAGCCATAATAGCTCAAGTATGTTGGTGGAATGGTCGTCGTTGGCAAACCAGTGTGAAGTCGGCGGTTTCTGTGGATTGAACAGTTACTGCTCAGGCGTCGGCAACAATGGTCAATGCAACTGTTTTCCTGGATTTGATTTCGTCAACACCAGCAATAAGTTCCTCGGCTGCTACAGGAACTTCGATGACAATGGTTGCAGACACAGTAAAGATCCAGCCACGCTGAACAGCAGTACCTTTTCCTTAAAGAACATGTGGTGGAATGATTATCCTTACTCAGTGCTACAAATGAAGGAGGAAGATTGCGGCATATCTTGCTTGGAAGATTGCAATTGTGCGGCCGTATTATACACGGATGATGGTTGCGCTAAATATCAACTTCCAATTAGATATAGTAGAGTAAGTAAAAATATATCAGCTACGGCTTTCATCAAGGTGAttcagaaaaatattacaaccCATCCAATCCCCTTACCTCCAGAAACCGTTGGTCCAAAAGTCTTGACTGAAACCAAAAGAGGTCCGATTTTGATTCTTGCCATAACCTTGGGTTCCATTTCATGCCTTTGTTTCATTTTTGCCATCTATACTCTGTTCAGATACAGACATCAAGTTTACAGGTATAAAAGTCTCTCAGACAATGCAAATTTGGGATTGATTGAAGAGTTTACTTTGCGATCATTTTCTTACAATGAGCTTGAGAAAGCAACAGATGGCTTCAAGGAAGAGTTAGGCAAGGGCTCTTTTGGAGTTGTTTACAAAGGAACTATGTCTGGAGGTAACAAAACTATTGCTGTTAAAAGACTAGAGAAATTTGTGGAAGAAGGGCAAAGGGAATTTCGAGCTGAAATTACAGCAATTGCAAGAACCCATCATAGAAACTTGGTTCGCTTGCTTGGATTTTGTATGGAGGGCTCTAGAAAGCTTCTTGTTTATGAATACATGAGCAATGGCTCACTTGCAAATCTTCTCTTCAAGGCTGAGATGCGCCCCATTTGGAAAGATAGAGTAAGAATTGCACGGGATGTGGCCAGAGGGATCCTCTATCTACATGATGAGTGTGAAGTTCATATCATCCACTGCAACATAAAGCCCCAAAACATACTCATGGATGATACATGGACGGCAAAGATCTCTGATTTTGGGTTGGCAAAGTTGTTACCGCCAAATCAATCAAGAACAGCTGTGGAGGCCGAAGAAACAACTGGATACTTCTACTTGGCACCTGAGTGGAAAAAGAACGCCTTGATCTCAGTAAAAGCAGACACATACAGTTTCGGTATTATGCTTTTGGAGATTATATGCTGCAGACGCAGTATAGAAGTAAATGTTCCAACGCCAGACGAGATAACTCTTTCTAGTTGGGTTTATAATTGCTTTGTGGCTGGAGAGTTGGAGAAGCTTGTTGAAGATGAAAACGTGGACATCATGACTCTGGAAAGAATGGTAAAAGTTGGGTTATGGTGCATACAAGAAGATCCGGCTTTGCGTCCTTTAATGAAAAATGTAATCTTGATGTTGGAAGGGACAATGGATATTCCTGTCCCTCCATCTCGAGTTGTTTAA
- the LOC132166012 gene encoding G-type lectin S-receptor-like serine/threonine-protein kinase LECRK1, which produces MAPRSIVFFLVFISFGCGRAQPRQSSHSITPGSSLFPTTQPSSWISPSKRFAFGFFQLQGTTGFTVGIWLVGNHNTTVVWTAIRDYPAITSDARLDFTKDGLLLLTSEGGQQKLNANPTGSVSYAAMLDSGNFVLYDKDSKIVWQSFQHPTDTILGGQTLFSGGQLFSSLNKSDHSTRSRFHLKMQDDGNLVLYPTNTGDTPGDAYWSSNTFGHGSKLHLYLNDTGILLIINGTSLQKVSGGTIYDASSSSVPNNSIIYRSTLASDGIFRFYSHSYDGSGDFNVSTLWEALTDPCEVKAFCSFNSYCTFNDNKAYCRCLPGTDFVDPNDWSLGCERNFSEAECTGGKENKTLYHIQTIENMKWGGRPYVEALMSTVEECHRSCLEDCNCGAALFKEGSCKKQSLPLRYVRRGKEEESTGIFKVGITSLMSSNETDNQKTPHEVTIVRKTTAIVQILLVTFGFTALSCVGLAISGFFVFKSRVLRYQRLLENGNLGANEEVTLRLFSYNELKRATNGFKAELGKGSFGAVYKGALYKGRRLVAVKRLEKLVEEGEREFQAEMRAIGRTHHRNLVRLLGYCAEGSKRLLVYEYMSNGSLADLLFRADRRPDWDERVRIARDVARGILYLHEECEAPIIHCDIKPQNILMDDFWTAKISDFGLAKFLMPDQTRTFTGIRGTRGYLAPEWYKNTPISVRADVYSYGMVLLEILCCRKNIELNVSNNEEVVLSTWIYKCFVGRELDKIVHGEEVDKTALENMVKLGLWCIQDEPALRPSMKSVLLMLEGITEISIPPCPAATSM; this is translated from the coding sequence ATGGCTCCCAGATCCATTGTTTTCTTCCTTGTGTTTATATCCTTTGGATGTGGAAGAGCTCAACCAAGGCAATCTAGCCATAGTATAACCCCGGGCTCTTCACTCTTTCCAACAACTCAACCCTCTTCATGGATTTCTCCTTCTAAACGATTTGCATTTGGGTTCTTCCAGCTGCAAGGCACTACTGGCTTTACGGTAGGAATTTGGTTAGTCGGTAATCACAACACAACAGTGGTGTGGACGGCAATTCGTGATTATCCAGCGATCACCTCAGACGCAAGGCTCGATTTTACGAAGGATGGTCTGCTTCTTTTGACAAGTGAGGGAGGACAACAGAAACTCAATGCAAATCCAACAGGTTCTGTTTCCTATGCCGCCATGCTCGACTCTGGCAATTTTGTGCTCTATGACAAGGATTCCAAGATAGTTTGGCAGAGTTTTCAACATCCTACCGACACCATTTTAGGAGGTCAGACTCTGTTCTCTGGAGGTCAACTCTTCTCCAGCTTAAACAAGAGTGACCACTCAACCAGATCACGGTTTCATCTCAAGATGCAGGATGATGGAAACCTTGTTTTATACCCAACAAACACTGGAGACACTCCAGGCGATGCTTACTGGAGCTCAAACACTTTCGGTCATGGTTCCAAGCTCCACCTTTATCTCAATGATACAGGCATTCTACTTATCATCAACGGCACTAGTTTACAGAAAGTTTCTGGTGGAACGATTTATGATGCTAGCTCATCTTCGGTCCCCAACAATAGTATAATTTATCGTTCAACTCTTGCTTCTGATGGAATTTTTCGTTTCTATTCTCATTCCTATGATGGAAGTGGCGACTTCAATGTATCGACTTTATGGGAAGCGTTGACAGATCCATGTGAAGTGAAAGCTTTCTGTAGTTTCAACAGCTATTGCACTTTCAACGACAACAAAGCATACTGTCGATGCCTTCCTGGGACTGATTTTGTAGATCCGAATGACTGGTCTCTTGGCTGCGAGAGGAACTTTTCGGAAGCAGAATGTACAggtggaaaagaaaataaaaccttaTATCACATCCAAACCATAGAGAATATGAAGTGGGGAGGTCGTCCTTATGTTGAGGCACTAATGTCGACAGTGGAAGAATGCCACAGGTCTTGTTTGGAAGACTGCAATTGTGGGGCGGCACTATTCAAGGAAGGTTCTTGCAAGAAACAAAGTCTTCCGCTGAGATATgtaagaagaggaaaagaagaggagaGCACCGGAATCTTTAAGGTTGGTATAACAAGTCTTATGAGCAGCAATGAAACTGATAACCAAAAGACGCCACACGAGGTCACGATCGTACGCAAAACAACAGCAATAGTGCAAATTCTTCTTGTGACTTTTGGTTTTACTGCATTGTCATGTGTTGGCCTTGCAATATCTGGCTTTTTCGTTTTCAAAAGTCGAGTTTTAAGGTACCAAAGGCTGTTAGAAAATGGAAATCTGGGAGCGAATGAGGAGGTCACATTGAGATTGTTTTCGTATAATGAGCTGAAAAGAGCAACAAATGGCTTCAAAGCAGAATTAGGTAAGGGCTCATTCGGAGCAGTTTACAAAGGGGCACTATACAAAGGCAGAAGACTTGTTGCAGTAAAGAGACTAGAGAAACTAGTTGAAGAAGGTGAAAGGGAGTTCCAGGCAGAGATGCGAGCAATTGGAAGAACTCACCATAGGAACTTAGTTCGTTTGCTGGGTTACTGCGCCGAGGGGTCTAAAAGGCTTCTGGTTTACGAGTACATGAGCAATGGCTCCCTTGCGGATCTTCTTTTTAGAGCGGATAGACGTCCAGACTGGGATGAGAGAGTGAGAATCGCACGGGATGTTGCAAGAGGGATCCTCTATCTACATGAAGAGTGTGAGGCCCCAATTATTCATTGTGATATAAAGCCTCAAAACATTCTTATGGATGATTTTTGGACTGCCAAAATTTCTGACTTTGGGCTCGCAAAATTCTTAATGCCTGATCAAACTAGGACCTTCACAGGGATCAGAGGGACAAGGGGGTACTTAGCACCTGAATGGTATAAGAACACCCCAATATCAGTAAGGGCAGATGTTTATAGCTATGGAATGGTACTGTTGGAAATTTTATGTTGTAGAAAGAACATAGAGCTTAACGTATCAAACAACGAAGAGGTTGTTCTTTCGACTTGGATCTATAAATGCTTTGTTGGTAGAGAGTTGGATAAGATTGTGCACGGGGAAGAAGTAGATAAGACCGCCTTGGAGAATATGGTTAAGTTGGGACTCTGGTGTATTCAAGACGAACCAGCTCTCCGTCCTTCCATGAAAAGTGTCCTCTTGATGTTAGAAGGGATTACTGAGATATCTATTCCTCCATGTCCAGCTGCTACGTCCATGTAA